Proteins encoded by one window of Acetivibrio thermocellus ATCC 27405:
- a CDS encoding HK97 gp10 family phage protein codes for MAKVEVKMPEQFLLKLSRLGERTDEIIPKVLEAGGEVVLSKVKSNLQSVIGSGTKYPSRATGELVNALGLSPAKQDRDGNHNIKIGFTEPRKDGESNAKIANIIEYGKSGQPPRPFLKPAKSATRKSCIEVMKSRLEQELGRI; via the coding sequence GTGGCTAAGGTGGAAGTTAAAATGCCGGAACAGTTCTTGCTCAAGTTATCCAGACTTGGAGAAAGAACAGACGAAATCATACCTAAGGTGCTGGAAGCAGGCGGGGAAGTGGTTCTTTCAAAAGTAAAGTCCAATCTTCAGTCAGTTATCGGGAGCGGCACTAAATATCCGTCCAGAGCAACCGGTGAATTGGTAAATGCTTTGGGACTTTCTCCTGCCAAGCAGGACAGGGATGGAAACCACAACATAAAAATCGGCTTTACTGAACCAAGGAAGGATGGGGAAAGCAATGCGAAGATTGCTAATATTATTGAGTATGGCAAGTCCGGGCAGCCTCCAAGGCCCTTTTTGAAACCGGCAAAATCAGCTACAAGGAAGTCCTGCATCGAAGTAATGAAGTCAAGACTGGAACAGGAGCTGGGTCGTATATGA
- a CDS encoding major tail protein, whose protein sequence is MATIGLDRLYYAKITENENGEETYATPVPLAKAITAELSVELAEATLYADDGAAEVVKEFQSGTLTLGVADIGVDAAEVLTGATLDDNKVLISTSEDGGAPVAIGFRAKKANGKYRYFWLYRVKFGIPATNLQTKGDSITFSTPTIEGTVMRRNKPDGQGKHPWKAEVSEDDPGVLPETIAGWYTEVYEPVFAVGGGS, encoded by the coding sequence ATGGCCACAATCGGACTGGACAGGTTATATTATGCCAAAATAACTGAGAATGAAAACGGAGAAGAGACATACGCCACGCCTGTTCCGCTGGCTAAGGCTATTACGGCAGAGCTTTCTGTGGAGCTGGCAGAGGCGACGCTTTATGCCGATGACGGGGCGGCAGAAGTGGTCAAGGAATTTCAAAGCGGCACACTGACTCTTGGTGTTGCAGATATCGGAGTAGACGCTGCTGAGGTTTTGACGGGAGCCACCCTTGATGACAACAAGGTGCTGATTTCCACCAGCGAGGATGGAGGCGCGCCTGTTGCAATTGGCTTTAGAGCCAAGAAAGCTAACGGCAAGTACAGGTATTTTTGGCTTTACAGGGTGAAATTCGGAATCCCGGCGACAAATCTGCAAACGAAAGGTGACAGCATTACCTTTTCGACCCCCACCATTGAAGGGACAGTCATGAGACGTAACAAACCAGATGGCCAGGGAAAGCACCCTTGGAAGGCGGAGGTCAGCGAAGACGATCCCGGTGTATTGCCTGAAACTATCGCTGGCTGGTATACGGAAGTTTATGAGCCGGTATTTGCTGTGGGAGGAGGAAGCTAA
- a CDS encoding phage portal protein, whose protein sequence is MRIFSRLFKARDKPKNSLFGNAYSFFFGGTSSGKAVNERTAMQTTAVYACVRILAEAIAGLPLHVYRYKEDGGKEKALTHPLYYLLHDEPNPEMTSFVFRETLMSHLLLWGNAYAQIVRDGSGRVLALYPLLPNKMTVDRAPNGELYYTYRRDSDESRVNPKAGLIYLRSDEVLHIPGLGFDGLIGYSPIAMAKNAIGMAIACEEYGASFFANGANPGGVLEHPGVLKDPAKVRESWNAVYQGSANAHRIAVLEEGMKFQPIGIPPEQAQFLETRKFQINEIARIFRVPPHMVGDLEKSSFSNIEQQSLEFVKYTLDPWVVRWEQALQKALLLPSEKRAYFVKFNVDGLLRGDYASRMNGYAVARQNGWMSANDIRELEDMNRIPAELGGDLYLVNGNMTRLADAGTFAGKNNAETEGSKVEQITKTKTGSPLLELDTKR, encoded by the coding sequence ATGAGAATATTTTCCCGCTTGTTCAAAGCAAGGGACAAGCCGAAAAACAGCCTGTTCGGTAATGCATATAGCTTTTTCTTCGGCGGCACATCCAGCGGAAAAGCTGTCAATGAGCGGACTGCTATGCAGACAACTGCAGTGTATGCCTGTGTAAGGATACTTGCAGAAGCCATCGCCGGGCTTCCGCTTCATGTATACCGATACAAGGAAGACGGTGGCAAAGAAAAAGCGTTGACCCACCCGCTCTATTATTTGCTCCATGACGAACCAAACCCTGAGATGACTTCATTTGTGTTCCGAGAAACACTGATGAGTCATCTTCTTTTATGGGGAAATGCTTATGCCCAGATTGTCAGGGACGGTTCCGGGCGAGTGCTGGCGCTTTATCCCCTTTTGCCAAACAAAATGACGGTAGACAGGGCTCCAAACGGAGAGCTGTATTACACTTATCGGCGCGACAGCGATGAGAGCAGGGTTAATCCAAAAGCAGGCCTTATATACCTACGAAGTGATGAGGTTCTTCACATCCCGGGACTCGGTTTTGACGGACTGATCGGATACTCCCCTATTGCTATGGCCAAGAATGCCATAGGCATGGCTATTGCCTGTGAGGAGTATGGTGCATCCTTTTTTGCCAACGGAGCAAATCCGGGTGGCGTTCTGGAACATCCCGGCGTATTAAAGGATCCGGCAAAGGTGCGTGAAAGCTGGAACGCTGTTTATCAAGGAAGTGCCAATGCTCACCGTATTGCAGTCCTGGAAGAGGGAATGAAGTTTCAGCCAATCGGCATTCCACCCGAACAGGCACAGTTTTTGGAGACAAGAAAGTTCCAGATAAACGAAATTGCCCGGATATTCCGAGTACCTCCCCATATGGTTGGAGATCTTGAAAAGTCAAGCTTTTCAAACATCGAACAGCAATCTCTGGAATTTGTTAAATACACGCTTGACCCGTGGGTGGTGCGTTGGGAACAGGCTCTCCAAAAAGCGCTGCTTTTACCATCAGAGAAGCGGGCATACTTTGTCAAATTCAATGTAGATGGCCTTCTGCGCGGTGATTATGCAAGCCGCATGAATGGTTATGCTGTAGCTCGCCAGAACGGCTGGATGTCTGCTAACGATATCCGCGAGCTTGAGGACATGAACCGGATTCCGGCGGAGTTGGGCGGAGATCTGTATCTTGTTAACGGTAACATGACCAGGCTTGCCGATGCAGGTACATTTGCAGGCAAAAACAATGCTGAAACGGAGGGATCAAAAGTTGAACAAATCACAAAAACAAAAACCGGTTCGCCGCTTCTGGAACTGGATACAAAACGATGA
- a CDS encoding head-tail connector protein, with protein sequence MELLEKVKANLILQHSEDDALLQEYIKAAVAYAESYQKKPEGYYAENPMPPTTEQAVIMLSSHFYESRDGSTAGFFGDSVQAGQQVWNTVNLLLRLDRDWKV encoded by the coding sequence ATGGAACTTTTGGAGAAGGTTAAAGCAAACCTCATATTGCAGCACAGCGAAGATGACGCACTTTTACAAGAGTATATCAAAGCCGCAGTGGCCTATGCGGAAAGTTACCAGAAAAAGCCGGAAGGATATTATGCTGAAAACCCCATGCCGCCTACTACTGAGCAGGCTGTCATTATGCTGTCGAGCCATTTTTATGAAAGCAGGGATGGCTCGACTGCTGGCTTTTTTGGGGATAGTGTGCAGGCAGGACAGCAGGTATGGAATACAGTTAATCTATTGCTGCGGCTTGACCGGGATTGGAAGGTGTAA
- a CDS encoding head maturation protease, ClpP-related, whose protein sequence is MNKSQKQKPVRRFWNWIQNDDGSRTLYIDGPIAEESWLGDEVTPKQFKSELLSGEGDITIWINSPGGDIFAANQIYNMLMDYKGKVTVKIDGIAASAASVIAMAGGDVFMSPVSMMMIHNPMTIAIGDTEEMEKAIAMLEEIKESIINAYELKTGLSRAKISHLMDAESWFNARKAVELGFADGILFMEDESFPSEFEVSGGMIFSRQAVTNSILQKLKPKEKPKGTPIESLEKRLFLLLPH, encoded by the coding sequence TTGAACAAATCACAAAAACAAAAACCGGTTCGCCGCTTCTGGAACTGGATACAAAACGATGATGGCAGCCGGACATTATATATTGACGGCCCAATAGCTGAAGAAAGCTGGCTGGGAGACGAAGTAACTCCCAAACAGTTCAAATCAGAGCTGTTGTCCGGAGAGGGTGATATAACGATCTGGATCAACAGCCCTGGCGGAGATATATTTGCAGCTAATCAAATTTACAACATGCTTATGGATTACAAAGGCAAAGTGACGGTAAAGATTGACGGTATTGCAGCCAGCGCCGCTTCGGTCATAGCTATGGCCGGAGGTGACGTCTTTATGTCACCAGTCAGCATGATGATGATTCACAACCCTATGACAATAGCCATCGGTGATACAGAAGAAATGGAGAAAGCTATCGCAATGCTGGAAGAAATAAAGGAATCCATCATCAACGCTTATGAGCTGAAAACCGGACTTTCCAGGGCAAAAATATCGCACCTAATGGATGCAGAAAGCTGGTTTAACGCAAGAAAAGCGGTGGAACTTGGCTTTGCTGATGGAATCTTGTTTATGGAGGATGAATCATTCCCATCCGAGTTTGAAGTATCAGGAGGAATGATCTTCAGCAGGCAGGCAGTAACAAATTCCATCCTGCAAAAGCTTAAACCAAAAGAAAAACCAAAAGGAACACCAATTGAGTCGCTTGAAAAGCGGCTTTTTCTACTTTTACCCCACTAA
- a CDS encoding phage major capsid protein, whose translation MSKILELREKRAKVGEAAKAFLDSKRGNDGLLSPEDTATYEKMEADVIALGKEIERLERQAAIDLELSKPLNIPITDKPTSISGNNEKTGRASDEYRQSFWNMMRGRRKYDVHNALQIGEDTEGGYLVPDDFERTLVEALEEENIFRQIANVITTSSGDKKIPVVASKGTASWVDEEGQIPESDDSFAQVSIGAYKLATMIKVSEELLNDSVFNLEQYIAKEFARRIGAKEEEAFFIGDGSGKPTGILADNGGGEIGVTAASATAITLDEIMDLFYSLKSPYRRNAVFIMNDSTIKAIRKLKDNNGQYLWQPSVTAGTPDTILNRPVKTSAFMPAIAAGAKTIVFGDFSYYWVADRQGRVFKRLNELYAATGQVGFMATQRVDGKLVLSEAVKILQQKST comes from the coding sequence ATGAGCAAAATACTGGAACTGCGTGAAAAACGCGCGAAAGTAGGGGAAGCTGCTAAAGCTTTCCTCGACAGCAAACGCGGGAACGACGGACTGCTTTCACCGGAGGATACCGCAACTTATGAAAAAATGGAAGCCGACGTTATTGCGCTGGGCAAAGAAATAGAGCGTCTTGAGCGTCAGGCTGCCATAGATTTGGAACTGTCAAAACCGTTGAATATTCCTATTACAGACAAACCCACTTCCATATCTGGCAACAATGAAAAAACCGGACGTGCCAGCGATGAGTACAGGCAGTCTTTCTGGAACATGATGCGCGGCAGGCGCAAATATGACGTACACAACGCGCTGCAGATTGGAGAGGACACCGAAGGTGGATATCTTGTTCCCGACGACTTTGAGCGTACTCTTGTGGAAGCACTGGAGGAGGAGAATATCTTTAGGCAGATTGCCAATGTTATTACCACGTCCAGCGGTGACAAGAAAATTCCTGTGGTGGCAAGCAAGGGTACTGCATCCTGGGTGGATGAGGAAGGCCAGATTCCCGAAAGCGATGACTCCTTTGCACAGGTATCCATCGGCGCATATAAGCTGGCTACTATGATCAAGGTGTCAGAGGAATTGTTAAACGACAGTGTATTTAACCTTGAACAGTATATAGCCAAAGAATTCGCCCGCCGAATCGGAGCAAAAGAGGAGGAAGCATTTTTTATCGGCGACGGATCTGGCAAGCCAACCGGTATCTTGGCGGATAACGGCGGTGGCGAGATAGGAGTAACCGCGGCGAGTGCAACAGCCATTACCCTTGACGAGATCATGGACTTGTTCTACAGCCTAAAGTCTCCGTACCGCAGGAACGCTGTATTCATTATGAATGATTCGACAATTAAAGCTATAAGGAAGCTCAAAGACAACAACGGTCAGTATCTCTGGCAGCCTTCTGTAACTGCTGGAACACCGGATACTATCCTCAATCGTCCAGTTAAAACTTCTGCATTTATGCCAGCCATTGCCGCCGGAGCAAAAACGATTGTATTCGGCGATTTTTCTTATTACTGGGTGGCAGACCGTCAAGGCAGGGTTTTTAAGCGGCTTAATGAGTTGTATGCTGCGACCGGACAAGTTGGATTCATGGCAACCCAGCGTGTAGATGGCAAGCTGGTACTGTCTGAAGCAGTCAAGATACTGCAGCAGAAATCAACTTAA
- a CDS encoding head-tail adaptor protein, producing MGLGKMKTFVDIISVKPVKDSEGFTEKGDVILASVRAYKEDRHGSEKWANRAAFSQASALFRFRKIPNLEITTDLVLVCSDGRYNIISVEDVKGRGMYIEVLAEKVKSSKA from the coding sequence ATGGGCCTTGGGAAAATGAAAACTTTCGTGGACATTATCTCAGTCAAGCCGGTTAAGGATAGTGAGGGTTTTACTGAAAAAGGTGATGTCATTCTTGCTTCGGTAAGAGCATACAAGGAAGATAGGCATGGCAGTGAAAAATGGGCAAACAGGGCGGCGTTTTCGCAGGCGTCTGCCCTGTTCCGCTTCCGTAAGATACCTAACCTTGAAATTACCACAGATCTTGTACTCGTTTGCAGCGATGGCAGGTACAACATTATAAGTGTTGAGGATGTAAAAGGACGTGGAATGTATATTGAGGTGCTTGCGGAAAAGGTGAAATCAAGCAAAGCATAA